The Flavobacterium faecale genome has a segment encoding these proteins:
- a CDS encoding Do family serine endopeptidase, producing the protein MNKISQLFIVSLMSGATTLGAYKLFFDSDAPFSLDKKPVTTLASTSYNRNVGLSSNVLDFTEAAEKTVHSVVHVKNVSRRTVSNPMLEYFYGYQGGQSQEQVGTGSGVIISEDGYIVTNNHVIKDASEIEITLNNKKSYKAKLIGTDSKMDIALLKIDAKEKLPYTAFGDSDNVKVGEWVLAVGNPYNLTSTVTAGIVSAKARNLGDNGIQSFIQTDAAVNPGNSGGALVDTQGNLVGINTMISSMTGSYVGYSFAVPSNVTRKIVEDIMEYGNVQRGILGVEGGELNAMASKELGVSQTEGFYINKVSKNSGAEKSGLQKGDIIVKLDNQNIATFADLSGFINTKRPNDKVVVTYLREGKSKTAAVTLSKNEFFSTEFKGIELENIDAADKKKFKLDYGVKIRAINNENLAQYSSELQGNIILSIDNVKATNVETVSKMLSKKDESQSIRIEMVNKNGEVIRIII; encoded by the coding sequence ATGAACAAAATTTCACAGCTTTTTATAGTTTCACTGATGAGTGGAGCTACTACATTGGGAGCTTACAAATTATTTTTTGATAGCGACGCTCCTTTTTCTTTAGATAAAAAACCAGTTACAACTTTGGCATCTACTTCTTATAATCGAAATGTAGGTTTGTCATCTAATGTTTTGGATTTTACTGAAGCGGCAGAGAAAACAGTGCATTCAGTGGTGCACGTTAAGAATGTTTCTCGAAGAACGGTTTCCAACCCGATGTTGGAGTATTTTTATGGGTACCAAGGCGGTCAATCACAGGAGCAAGTAGGGACTGGTTCGGGTGTGATTATCTCTGAGGATGGTTATATCGTGACCAATAATCACGTGATTAAAGATGCTTCAGAAATTGAGATCACACTAAATAACAAAAAATCATACAAAGCTAAATTAATAGGAACCGATTCAAAAATGGATATCGCGTTGCTTAAAATTGATGCTAAAGAAAAATTACCCTACACTGCCTTCGGTGATTCAGATAATGTAAAAGTAGGGGAGTGGGTTTTGGCAGTAGGTAATCCTTATAATTTGACTTCAACTGTAACGGCAGGTATCGTTTCAGCCAAAGCTAGAAATTTGGGAGATAACGGTATTCAATCTTTCATTCAAACAGATGCTGCGGTAAATCCAGGAAATAGTGGTGGAGCTCTAGTAGATACGCAAGGAAACTTAGTAGGAATCAACACCATGATTTCGTCTATGACGGGTTCGTATGTTGGTTATTCGTTTGCGGTACCGTCTAATGTAACACGAAAAATTGTTGAGGATATCATGGAATATGGTAATGTACAACGTGGAATTCTAGGTGTTGAAGGTGGTGAGTTAAACGCAATGGCATCCAAAGAATTAGGTGTGTCACAAACAGAAGGTTTTTATATCAATAAAGTATCTAAAAATTCTGGAGCTGAAAAATCTGGTTTGCAAAAAGGGGATATTATAGTAAAACTTGATAATCAAAACATTGCTACTTTTGCCGATTTGTCCGGTTTTATCAATACCAAACGTCCTAATGACAAAGTGGTGGTAACATACCTGAGAGAAGGAAAATCAAAAACAGCCGCTGTTACTTTGAGTAAAAACGAGTTTTTCTCAACCGAATTCAAAGGTATTGAGCTCGAAAATATTGATGCAGCAGATAAAAAGAAATTCAAATTGGATTACGGTGTAAAGATTAGAGCCATCAATAATGAAAATTTGGCTCAATACAGTTCTGAATTGCAAGGAAATATTATTTTGAGCATCGATAACGTCAAAGCAACCAATGTAGAGACGGTTTCAAAAATGTTAAGTAAAAAAGATGAAAGCCAAAGCATCCGAATAGAGATGGTTAATAAAAATGGCGAAGTTATTCGAATAATAATTTAG
- a CDS encoding methionine aminotransferase, producing MSQLAVKHQAINLSQGFPNFPVDERLTAITAALCKDNVHQYMPMAGYLPLLQNIASVTQKQYDRLVDPTTIILVTAGATQGIFATIQALVHFDDEVIVIDPSYDCYEPAILLSGGRPIRIALQDDYTVNWKTVEQACSPKTKMLLINNPHNPSGKIFTTHDLEQLELIMEHYPNIILLSDEVYEYITFEQKHLSIHSRPKLLERSVIASSFGKTFHITGWKVGYLIAAEKLINEIKKVHQFTVFSVNSLAQVAISNYLELVDLNEIASFYQKKRDFFRKLISKSRFELLPCEGTYFQVVSYANISNENDVAFCKRLVEEHGVAAIPNSVFYADGKDLKHIRFCFAKTDATLEAAAVKLNLV from the coding sequence ATGTCACAATTGGCAGTCAAACATCAAGCTATAAATTTATCTCAAGGCTTCCCAAACTTCCCAGTTGACGAGCGCCTGACAGCTATTACAGCAGCACTTTGTAAAGACAATGTACATCAATACATGCCTATGGCGGGCTATTTGCCTTTGTTGCAAAATATTGCCTCAGTAACGCAAAAGCAATACGATCGCCTAGTAGATCCTACCACCATTATACTTGTCACAGCTGGAGCAACCCAAGGTATTTTTGCTACAATACAGGCCTTGGTCCATTTTGATGACGAAGTGATTGTAATCGATCCGAGTTACGATTGTTATGAACCTGCCATTTTACTCAGCGGAGGACGCCCTATCCGTATCGCTTTGCAAGACGACTATACTGTAAATTGGAAAACGGTTGAACAAGCTTGTTCCCCAAAAACCAAGATGTTACTAATTAATAACCCTCATAATCCTTCTGGTAAAATTTTCACTACTCATGATTTAGAACAATTAGAATTGATTATGGAGCACTATCCAAATATCATACTATTATCTGACGAAGTGTATGAGTACATTACTTTCGAACAAAAACACCTTTCGATTCATAGCCGCCCAAAATTACTTGAACGATCTGTGATTGCCTCTTCATTTGGTAAAACCTTTCATATCACAGGATGGAAAGTAGGCTACCTAATCGCCGCCGAAAAATTAATAAACGAAATTAAAAAAGTACATCAATTCACGGTCTTTAGCGTAAATAGCCTAGCACAAGTAGCCATAAGCAATTATCTTGAACTAGTGGATCTGAATGAAATAGCATCATTTTATCAAAAAAAACGTGATTTTTTTCGAAAATTAATCAGCAAAAGCCGATTTGAACTATTGCCTTGTGAAGGAACGTATTTTCAAGTGGTTTCGTACGCAAATATTTCAAATGAAAATGATGTTGCCTTTTGCAAACGTTTGGTTGAAGAACATGGCGTAGCTGCAATCCCAAACTCAGTCTTTTATGCCGATGGAAAAGATTTAAAACACATTCGATTCTGCTTTGCCAAAACAGATGCTACTCTCGAAGCAGCAGCAGTAAAGCTCAATTTAGTATAG
- a CDS encoding low molecular weight protein-tyrosine-phosphatase gives MPVSILMVCLGNICRSPLAEGILASKLPASDFIVDSAGTGSWHVGHAPDKRSIGVAKKNKLDISKQKGRQFSSRDFDSFDYIYVMDHSNYKDVLAMAKTPEQESKVKMILNELFPDENVDVPDPYYGTDNGFDMVYNMLDEACDIISKNLLKKHT, from the coding sequence ATGCCGGTTTCAATTTTAATGGTTTGTTTAGGGAACATTTGTCGTTCCCCACTGGCTGAAGGTATTTTGGCCTCCAAACTTCCAGCTTCTGATTTTATTGTAGATTCTGCCGGAACAGGTTCATGGCATGTGGGTCACGCACCCGACAAGCGATCTATAGGCGTAGCCAAAAAGAACAAACTGGATATTTCGAAACAAAAAGGAAGACAGTTTTCTAGTCGTGATTTTGATTCATTCGATTATATCTACGTGATGGACCATTCCAATTACAAAGATGTACTTGCTATGGCAAAAACACCAGAACAAGAATCGAAAGTAAAAATGATCCTGAACGAACTTTTTCCAGATGAAAATGTAGATGTCCCAGATCCTTACTACGGGACCGACAATGGTTTTGATATGGTATACAATATGCTTGATGAAGCTTGTGATATTATAAGCAAAAATTTACTCAAAAAGCATACATAA
- a CDS encoding SDR family oxidoreductase: MNFKNKMLRDNALEGKVIVVTGGGSGLGKAMTQYFLELGAKVAITSRDIDKLKNTASELESATGGTCLPVQCDVRHYDQVEAMLQAVLSSFGKVDVLLNNAAGNFISPTERLSANAFDTVIDIVLKGTKNCTLAFGKHWIESKQEHSSVLNIVTTYAWTGSAYVVPSATAKAGVLAMTRSLAVEWAKYGIRTNAIAPGPFPTKGAWDRLLPGDLAEKFDMAKKVPLQRVGDHQELANLAAYLVSDFSAYINGEVVVIDGGEWLKGAGQFNLLEAIPEELWDQLEAMIKAKKSK, from the coding sequence ATGAATTTCAAAAATAAAATGTTGCGTGATAACGCACTAGAAGGAAAAGTAATTGTAGTAACTGGAGGAGGAAGCGGATTGGGTAAAGCCATGACGCAATATTTCTTAGAATTGGGTGCTAAAGTTGCCATAACTTCTCGCGATATAGATAAATTAAAAAATACAGCTTCTGAGCTGGAATCAGCAACCGGAGGAACATGTTTACCTGTACAATGTGATGTACGTCACTATGATCAAGTCGAAGCGATGCTTCAAGCTGTACTATCCTCTTTTGGCAAAGTAGATGTATTACTAAACAATGCCGCTGGAAACTTTATCTCTCCAACTGAGCGTTTATCTGCAAATGCTTTTGATACAGTGATTGACATTGTATTAAAAGGAACCAAAAACTGTACACTTGCCTTTGGAAAACATTGGATAGAAAGCAAACAAGAGCATTCGTCTGTTTTGAATATTGTTACTACCTACGCATGGACAGGATCTGCGTACGTTGTACCTAGTGCAACAGCCAAAGCAGGTGTACTTGCAATGACTCGCAGTCTAGCGGTAGAGTGGGCAAAATACGGTATACGTACCAATGCGATCGCTCCAGGACCATTCCCTACAAAAGGTGCATGGGACCGTTTACTACCAGGAGATTTAGCTGAAAAATTTGATATGGCCAAAAAAGTGCCGTTGCAAAGAGTAGGTGATCACCAAGAGTTAGCCAACTTAGCAGCATATCTTGTATCTGACTTCTCAGCCTATATCAATGGTGAAGTAGTCGTAATTGATGGTGGTGAATGGCTAAAAGGAGCAGGACAATTCAATCTTCTTGAAGCTATTCCTGAGGAACTATGGGACCAACTTGAAGCCATGATTAAAGCCAAAAAATCAAAATAG
- the dapF gene encoding diaminopimelate epimerase gives MQVEFYKYQGTGNDFVMIDNRNETFPKNDIKTIAHLCDRRFGIGGDGLILLENDPEANFKMVYYNSDGNQSTMCGNGGRCLVAFAKKMNVIDNTATFNAIDGLHHASISPEGIVSLQMIDVDQINSTADYSFLNTGSPHHVQLVNDLKNYNVKDNGAALRYGTLYGQEGSNINFVSKIDNTTFSLRTYERGVEDETLACGTGATAVAIAMNATGQTTATAMTINVEGGKLAVSFDKQGNNYTNVFLIGPAEFVFGGTVTI, from the coding sequence ATGCAAGTAGAATTTTATAAATACCAAGGAACAGGAAATGATTTTGTGATGATTGATAATCGCAATGAAACTTTTCCGAAGAATGACATTAAAACCATAGCACATTTGTGCGACAGACGCTTCGGAATTGGAGGTGACGGATTAATCTTGCTCGAAAATGATCCTGAAGCTAATTTCAAAATGGTGTACTACAACTCAGACGGAAATCAAAGCACTATGTGCGGGAATGGTGGTCGTTGCTTGGTTGCCTTCGCTAAAAAAATGAATGTTATAGACAATACGGCAACCTTTAACGCTATTGATGGTTTGCATCATGCGAGCATAAGCCCAGAAGGAATTGTATCGTTACAAATGATTGATGTTGACCAAATAAACAGTACAGCTGACTACTCCTTCCTGAATACGGGATCACCGCATCATGTACAATTGGTAAATGATTTGAAAAATTATAATGTAAAAGATAATGGTGCTGCTTTGCGCTACGGTACATTATATGGTCAAGAAGGTAGTAATATTAACTTTGTTTCAAAAATAGACAACACTACTTTCTCTTTACGAACATACGAAAGAGGTGTTGAAGATGAAACGTTGGCTTGTGGAACTGGCGCCACAGCGGTTGCAATCGCTATGAACGCTACAGGTCAAACTACTGCTACAGCAATGACGATTAATGTCGAAGGCGGAAAACTAGCTGTTTCTTTTGACAAACAAGGCAACAACTACACAAATGTATTTTTAATTGGCCCAGCTGAATTTGTATTTGGCGGTACTGTGACCATTTAA
- a CDS encoding family 16 glycosylhydrolase produces the protein MKNKTFLVALLATSFQLLSCSKDSPEQPPAVVAPSPTPTPTPTPTPEVTDYKLIAVPADAGTGKKWEFQTDFSDDFDYTYTPSTTKTTFGNGKWTNWYHNAWNGPGLTKWTYENVTIENGILKLITTRVSGETKNYDYSGNTITGKATRLGAVVSNKQVVYPVYIESRIKIANSVNTSGAWMLSPDDTQEIDFMEAWGGKQARNNVSGGRQFSKTIHLSHHVFIRTPFQDYQPGDVSTWFTDSKVGDWSDAYHRYGVFWKSPTELEYYIDGVLVRSTNSLDNVGTKDGMDPKNFTSPTKEAATRTGLSKPMDILFTMEDQNWRAGIGCTPTDEEIKDTDGHTMKIDWIRIFKPVTK, from the coding sequence ATGAAAAACAAAACTTTTCTAGTAGCATTATTAGCAACATCATTTCAGTTGCTGTCGTGTTCAAAAGATTCTCCAGAGCAACCTCCTGCAGTAGTTGCACCAAGTCCGACACCCACCCCAACACCTACACCTACACCAGAAGTAACAGATTACAAACTAATCGCTGTACCTGCTGATGCTGGAACAGGAAAAAAATGGGAATTTCAAACTGACTTTTCAGATGATTTTGACTACACCTATACGCCATCTACAACCAAAACAACTTTTGGTAACGGAAAATGGACCAACTGGTATCATAATGCATGGAACGGACCAGGATTAACCAAATGGACATATGAAAATGTTACTATTGAGAATGGTATCCTAAAACTAATCACTACGCGTGTAAGCGGTGAAACAAAAAATTATGATTACAGCGGTAACACCATCACAGGCAAAGCAACACGCCTAGGTGCTGTTGTCTCCAACAAGCAAGTTGTCTATCCAGTATATATAGAGAGTAGAATTAAAATTGCAAACAGTGTCAATACCTCTGGAGCATGGATGTTGAGTCCAGATGACACACAAGAAATCGATTTCATGGAAGCTTGGGGTGGTAAACAAGCTAGAAATAACGTAAGTGGCGGAAGGCAATTTTCGAAAACAATTCACTTAAGCCACCACGTATTTATTCGTACTCCTTTTCAAGATTACCAACCTGGCGATGTGTCTACTTGGTTTACAGATAGCAAAGTAGGTGATTGGTCAGACGCCTACCATCGTTATGGAGTATTCTGGAAGAGCCCTACCGAACTAGAATACTATATCGATGGCGTTTTGGTTCGTTCTACAAATAGCTTGGACAATGTAGGAACCAAAGATGGAATGGACCCAAAAAACTTCACTTCGCCTACAAAAGAAGCAGCAACTAGAACAGGCTTAAGCAAACCAATGGACATTTTGTTCACCATGGAAGATCAAAACTGGAGAGCCGGAATTGGTTGCACACCTACTGATGAAGAAATTAAAGATACCGACGGCCATACAATGAAAATTGACTGGATTCGAATATTCAAACCGGTTACCAAATAA
- a CDS encoding GNAT family N-acetyltransferase, with protein sequence MITLKGKNIYLRALEPNDLEFIYAMENDETIWEVSNTQTPYSRFLIRQYLENAQQDIYEAKQLRMAICKDEDFPAVGLIDLFDFDPKNNKAGIGIVIQGLSNRNKNIGSEALTLLINYSFQHLNLHQLYANISEENEASKGLFTKFGFECIGVKKDWILINGVYKDEGIYQLLNKNVNELT encoded by the coding sequence ATGATCACTCTAAAAGGAAAAAATATCTACCTACGCGCACTTGAGCCCAATGATTTGGAATTCATCTATGCCATGGAAAATGATGAAACAATCTGGGAAGTAAGCAATACACAAACGCCCTATAGCAGATTTTTGATACGTCAATATCTAGAGAACGCGCAACAAGACATCTATGAAGCCAAACAATTGCGAATGGCTATTTGTAAGGACGAAGACTTTCCTGCTGTTGGTTTAATAGACTTATTTGATTTTGATCCAAAAAACAATAAAGCAGGCATTGGAATTGTAATTCAAGGACTTAGCAATCGCAATAAAAACATAGGATCTGAAGCTTTAACACTTTTAATCAACTATTCCTTTCAACACCTCAACTTGCACCAATTGTATGCAAATATTAGTGAAGAAAACGAAGCTAGTAAAGGTCTTTTTACTAAATTTGGCTTTGAATGTATTGGAGTAAAAAAAGACTGGATCCTTATAAATGGTGTTTATAAAGACGAAGGGATTTACCAATTACTAAATAAAAACGTCAACGAACTGACGTAA
- the mltG gene encoding endolytic transglycosylase MltG yields MNLKKIISIAAIVVISALLIYGFVIVQQVFAKNTKFSEKEVYVHIPTDANYETAKAIIAPYVEDMDRFEMVASKRNYPQNVKSGRFLFTNGMNSYELVKTLRSNVPVKLAFNNQERLENFAGRISSQIEADSISLLKVIKDSVFMKENGFNEETVFAMFIPNTYEIYWDTSALKFRDKMIKEYRKFWTDERIAKAKEQGLTPVEATILASIVHKESVKKDERPRIAGVYLNRLRIGMPLQADPTVIYAVKKKDNDFDQVIKRVLYKDLTMSSPYNTYINIGLPPGPIAMPDITAMDAVLSPEKNDFIYFCASTERFGYHEFAATYEEHTKNAKKYADWINKQGVKR; encoded by the coding sequence TTGAATTTAAAGAAAATTATTTCGATCGCAGCCATAGTGGTGATCTCAGCACTACTTATATATGGTTTTGTAATAGTACAGCAAGTTTTTGCAAAAAACACTAAGTTCTCAGAAAAAGAAGTATACGTACACATTCCTACCGATGCAAATTATGAAACGGCAAAAGCCATTATAGCTCCTTATGTAGAAGATATGGACCGTTTTGAAATGGTGGCAAGTAAACGTAATTATCCGCAAAATGTTAAATCAGGTCGCTTTTTATTCACAAACGGAATGAATAGTTATGAATTGGTAAAAACATTGCGCAGTAACGTTCCAGTAAAATTGGCGTTCAACAATCAAGAGCGTTTAGAAAATTTTGCAGGAAGAATTAGTTCTCAAATTGAAGCAGATAGTATTTCATTATTAAAAGTCATCAAGGATTCTGTATTCATGAAAGAAAATGGCTTTAATGAAGAAACAGTTTTTGCTATGTTTATTCCAAATACTTATGAAATTTATTGGGACACATCTGCTCTAAAATTTAGAGACAAGATGATCAAAGAATACCGAAAGTTTTGGACAGATGAACGCATTGCAAAAGCGAAAGAACAAGGATTAACTCCAGTTGAAGCAACAATTTTAGCATCAATTGTTCACAAAGAATCGGTAAAGAAAGATGAAAGACCTCGTATTGCAGGTGTATACCTCAACCGATTGCGCATTGGAATGCCACTACAAGCAGATCCAACTGTAATTTATGCGGTAAAAAAGAAGGACAATGATTTTGACCAAGTGATCAAAAGAGTACTTTACAAAGATTTGACCATGAGTTCTCCTTATAACACCTATATCAATATTGGATTGCCTCCTGGACCCATCGCAATGCCAGACATTACTGCAATGGATGCCGTTTTGAGTCCAGAAAAAAATGACTTCATCTATTTCTGTGCTAGTACAGAACGATTTGGTTACCATGAATTTGCTGCCACTTATGAAGAACACACCAAAAACGCCAAAAAATATGCAGATTGGATCAATAAGCAAGGTGTAAAAAGATAA
- a CDS encoding SAM-dependent methyltransferase codes for MNTNNTLGKLYLIPTTMGDCDPMDVLPQTIKRAIDLLDYYIVENEKTARKSIKQVSADKKQSDLVLFALNKHTETKEHMDFIKPLLEGKSMGLMSEAGCPGVADPGAVIVKIAHEKGIQVIPLVGPSSILLAMMASGMNGQSFTFHGYLPIEKDEKKASFKLLERISFEKNQSQIFIETPYRNNKLLEDLIQTLHPETHLCIATDITLPTEYIKTKKIASWKKETIDLHKRPTIFIIHKM; via the coding sequence ATGAATACCAACAATACACTAGGAAAACTATATTTAATTCCCACCACTATGGGAGATTGCGACCCAATGGATGTTTTACCACAAACCATTAAAAGAGCGATCGACCTACTAGATTATTATATTGTTGAAAACGAAAAAACAGCTAGAAAATCTATAAAACAGGTATCTGCTGATAAAAAACAATCCGATTTAGTCCTTTTTGCGTTGAACAAACACACTGAAACCAAAGAGCATATGGATTTTATCAAACCATTGTTAGAAGGGAAAAGCATGGGACTAATGAGCGAAGCAGGCTGCCCTGGTGTTGCAGATCCTGGCGCAGTGATTGTAAAAATTGCACATGAAAAAGGTATTCAAGTAATTCCGTTAGTAGGACCTTCCTCGATTTTACTGGCGATGATGGCTTCTGGAATGAACGGACAAAGCTTCACCTTTCACGGGTACTTACCCATCGAAAAAGACGAAAAGAAAGCTAGCTTTAAATTATTAGAGCGTATCTCTTTCGAAAAAAATCAATCTCAAATTTTTATCGAAACACCTTACCGTAACAATAAATTACTTGAAGATTTGATCCAAACGTTGCATCCAGAAACTCATTTATGCATTGCTACAGACATAACTTTACCAACCGAATATATTAAAACAAAGAAAATTGCTTCTTGGAAAAAAGAAACAATTGATTTGCACAAACGACCAACCATTTTCATCATTCATAAAATGTAA
- a CDS encoding OmpA family protein — MKKLMITLLFASGCTAVTAQNIAPKENDSDQFNKWSIEVAGGFNKPLNRFGSGTFGFITPYTVDFGIRYMFNSKFGLKADLGFNHLQEKKGTADFSSQFYRFNIQGVANLGRIMNFETWTNSIGLLGHAGIGLGIVENGIDNVGIGILGLTAQVKLSNHFVLTGDASGMVNTKQLRTFDGAITDNGYGVMLNGTVGLTYYVGKNTKHADWYISNPVVKLENRVSELEAMNVDTDKDGVVDYLDLEPNSVAGAMVDAQGRNIDKNKNGVADEVEKYLDAKYKSGSGTGSIDDTVKSLINGGYVAVFFDTNKSTSNIESSDATSFILTYLRNNPTATIDIIGHADEVGSTSSNNNLATARANAVKETLIKANIAASRLNVISEGEDNSFNEGAHQLARKVSFKVK; from the coding sequence ATGAAAAAATTGATGATTACTTTGCTTTTTGCTTCGGGATGTACCGCGGTAACTGCTCAAAACATTGCTCCAAAAGAAAATGATAGCGACCAATTTAATAAATGGTCTATTGAGGTAGCAGGTGGATTTAATAAACCGTTAAACCGCTTTGGATCAGGTACATTTGGATTTATTACGCCGTATACTGTTGATTTTGGTATTAGGTATATGTTCAATAGTAAGTTTGGTCTTAAAGCCGACTTAGGATTTAATCATCTCCAAGAGAAAAAAGGAACTGCAGATTTTAGTTCTCAATTCTATAGATTTAATATACAAGGTGTAGCCAACTTAGGTCGAATAATGAATTTTGAAACTTGGACCAACAGTATTGGTTTATTGGGACATGCTGGTATTGGTCTTGGTATTGTTGAAAACGGAATCGATAATGTAGGTATTGGAATTTTAGGTCTTACAGCTCAGGTAAAACTTTCTAATCATTTTGTTTTAACAGGAGATGCAAGCGGAATGGTAAACACTAAACAGTTGCGTACTTTTGATGGTGCAATTACCGATAATGGATACGGTGTTATGCTAAACGGAACTGTGGGACTTACCTATTATGTTGGTAAAAACACAAAACATGCAGATTGGTACATAAGTAATCCAGTTGTTAAATTGGAAAATAGAGTTTCAGAACTTGAAGCGATGAATGTAGACACGGACAAAGATGGTGTTGTAGATTATTTAGATCTAGAACCAAATTCAGTTGCCGGAGCTATGGTTGATGCTCAAGGTCGTAACATTGATAAAAATAAAAATGGCGTTGCTGATGAGGTTGAAAAGTACCTAGATGCTAAATATAAATCAGGAAGCGGAACGGGATCTATTGATGATACTGTAAAAAGTTTAATTAATGGTGGTTATGTAGCTGTGTTTTTTGACACAAACAAATCAACTTCAAACATTGAATCATCTGATGCTACATCGTTTATTTTGACTTATTTGAGAAATAATCCAACTGCTACTATCGATATTATTGGTCATGCTGATGAAGTTGGAAGCACATCTTCAAACAATAATTTGGCTACGGCTAGAGCAAATGCAGTAAAAGAAACTTTGATCAAAGCAAATATAGCTGCATCAAGATTAAATGTTATCAGTGAAGGTGAAGACAATTCATTCAATGAAGGTGCTCATCAATTGGCACGTAAGGTATCATTCAAAGTGAAATAG
- a CDS encoding DUF2279 domain-containing protein, with protein sequence MNSIKIYFCFVCMGLAMASSYSQNRISSFLTPADTLNSKRKNTVILTEAIVMSTALVGLNQLWYADYPRSKFHFINDNQEWLQMDKLGHSFTSYQMGRLGAELLHWSGASKKQQLLYGSGLGFTFLTAVEVLDGFSSEWGASMGDVIANASGTALYVSQELLWNEQRIIPKFSFQKSPYAAQRPTILGSTFSEQLLKDYNGQTYWLSVNIHSFAKTTKIPKWINLAFGLGADGMISGKTEIPYGYQGEIYDRKRQFYLSLDVDLTKIETKSHFLKTFFSVFNSIKIPAPTVELTANESVRFHLIHF encoded by the coding sequence TTGAATAGCATAAAAATATATTTCTGTTTTGTTTGTATGGGATTAGCAATGGCTTCTTCCTACTCACAAAACAGAATTTCTAGTTTTCTAACACCAGCAGACACACTTAACAGCAAAAGAAAGAACACTGTAATACTAACAGAAGCCATCGTTATGTCCACTGCTTTGGTCGGTTTAAACCAATTGTGGTATGCCGACTATCCTCGATCTAAGTTTCATTTTATAAATGACAATCAAGAATGGTTGCAAATGGACAAATTAGGTCACAGCTTTACATCGTATCAAATGGGTCGCCTAGGAGCCGAATTATTACACTGGAGTGGCGCAAGTAAAAAACAACAACTACTATACGGTTCTGGATTAGGATTTACTTTTTTGACCGCTGTAGAGGTACTTGACGGTTTCTCTAGCGAATGGGGTGCCTCGATGGGTGATGTAATTGCAAATGCTTCAGGAACGGCATTATACGTTTCCCAAGAGTTATTATGGAACGAACAACGTATTATTCCGAAATTTTCTTTTCAAAAATCACCTTATGCAGCCCAACGACCAACTATTTTAGGAAGTACTTTTAGTGAGCAATTATTGAAAGATTATAACGGACAAACCTATTGGCTTTCGGTTAATATCCATTCGTTTGCAAAAACTACCAAAATACCCAAATGGATTAATCTCGCTTTTGGACTTGGGGCCGATGGAATGATTAGTGGAAAAACAGAAATTCCCTACGGTTATCAAGGCGAAATTTATGATCGAAAAAGACAATTTTATCTCAGTCTTGACGTTGACCTAACGAAAATCGAGACAAAATCCCACTTTTTAAAAACTTTTTTCTCCGTTTTTAATTCGATAAAAATCCCCGCACCTACTGTAGAATTAACAGCTAACGAGTCAGTTAGGTTCCATCTAATCCACTTTTAA